The proteins below come from a single Halostagnicola larsenii XH-48 genomic window:
- a CDS encoding nuclear transport factor 2 family protein yields MTVEDTIRAYYETLRRGGQLELYFLEADSTTKFGVSESLFGYDEVADALSEQTETTSEWTVESHNLLVDDHGAYATFADEVTLAWTDTRSGERWHFETRWSGTLERREGAEDEWRFRTMHVSAPQQL; encoded by the coding sequence ATGACCGTCGAGGACACGATTCGCGCGTACTACGAAACGTTGCGTCGAGGCGGCCAGTTGGAGTTGTACTTTCTCGAGGCTGACTCGACGACCAAATTCGGCGTGAGCGAGTCGCTGTTCGGTTACGACGAGGTCGCCGACGCGCTTTCCGAACAGACCGAGACGACGAGCGAGTGGACCGTCGAGAGTCACAATCTTCTCGTCGACGACCACGGCGCGTACGCCACCTTCGCGGACGAGGTGACGCTCGCGTGGACCGATACGCGGAGCGGGGAACGGTGGCACTTCGAGACGCGCTGGAGCGGGACGCTAGAGCGCCGGGAGGGAGCCGAGGACGAATGGAGGTTCCGAACGATGCACGTCAGCGCACCGCAGCAGCTGTGA
- a CDS encoding SPW repeat domain-containing protein: MSDPSPGDDETNVGSDHRAGDEDIGADERIESDERVNNAGRGDDGDPRDESTQIANAERRRNSAFVSGVVAVIGIWVALSVLVYDVGTASLWNNIAVGGVVFLAGGYNYYRLSNDIPLSTGIATLVAILGIWLIVAPVLLEMGTGPFWSTVVSGLLIAGLAGYNAYESREARTVATDPNSTRR, translated from the coding sequence ATGAGCGATCCCAGTCCCGGCGACGACGAGACGAACGTCGGTTCGGACCACCGGGCGGGAGACGAGGACATCGGCGCGGACGAACGGATCGAATCGGATGAGCGGGTCAACAATGCAGGCCGGGGTGACGACGGCGATCCGCGGGACGAGTCGACCCAAATCGCAAACGCCGAGCGCCGGCGGAATAGCGCGTTCGTCAGCGGCGTCGTCGCCGTAATCGGCATCTGGGTCGCCCTCTCAGTGCTCGTCTACGACGTTGGAACGGCCTCGCTGTGGAACAACATCGCCGTCGGTGGCGTCGTCTTCCTCGCTGGAGGATACAACTACTACCGACTCTCGAACGATATCCCGCTCAGTACCGGTATTGCGACGCTCGTCGCGATCCTCGGAATCTGGTTGATCGTCGCACCGGTGCTCCTCGAGATGGGGACGGGACCGTTCTGGAGCACTGTCGTCTCCGGACTGCTCATCGCCGGGTTGGCGGGATACAACGCCTACGAATCTCGCGAAGCGAGAACGGTCGCGACGGATCCTAACTCGACACGGCGGTAA